agttcatagctatacaagcacacattaggaaacaagaaaaggcacaaataaacagcctgattgcacatcttaaagacctagaagaagaacaacaaaggaaccctaaagcaaccagaaggacagaaattactaaagtttgggcagaaataaataacattgagaataggaaaaccatacaaaagatcaatgaaagtaaatgttggttcttcgaaagagtaaacaaaatcgacaaacctttagccagactcacaaaacaaaaaagggagaagacccaaataaatcggatagtaaatgaaagaggagatatcacaacagacactgcagaaattcaacatatcatgcgaggcttctatgaacaactatatgccaccaagttagagaacctggaagaaatgaatgatttcctagatacctaccaacttccaaaactaagtaaagaggaagtggataacatgaacaggcccatcacagctaatgaaattgaaacagttatcaaaaatcttcccaaaaataaaagtcctggaccagatggttttacaaatgaattctacaaaactttcaaagaagaactaatacctctacttttaaaagtcttccagaagattgaagacactggaatactccctgccagcttctatgaagccaacatcaccctgataccaaaagcagacagggacacaaccaaaaaagaaaactacagaccaatatctctgatgaacatagatgcgaaaatattgaacaaaattctagccaaccggatacagcagtatatcaaaaagattgttcatcatgaccaagtggggtttatcccaggcatgcaaggttggtttaatatacgtaaatcaatcaatgtgatccaccacatcaacaaaagcaagaccaaaaaccacatggtcatatcaatagatacagagaaagcctttgacaaaatacaacatccctttatgatcaaaacactataataaatgggaatagatggaaaattcctgaagatagtggagtctatatatagcaaacctacagccaacatcatactcaatggtgaaaaactggaagcatttcccctcagatcaggtactagacagggctgcccactatcaccattactattcaacgtagtgttggaagttcttgccatagcaatcaggcaggagcaaggaattcaagggatacagattggaagagaagaagtcaaactctccttatttgcagatgacatgatagtatacatggtaaaacctaaggaatctagcaagaagcttttggaaatcatcaggcaatacagtaatgtatcaggctataaaattaacattcaaaagtcagtggcattcctctatgcaaacactaagttagaagaaattgaaatccagaaatcagttcctttttctataacaacaaaaacaataaaatatctaggaataaacctaaccaaataagtgaaagacttgtatactgaaaattatgagtcactactcaaagaaattgaaaaagacacaaagaagtggaaagatattccatgctcatgggttggaagaattaacatcatcaaaatgaatatattacccagagccatctacaaatttaatgctatctccatcaagatcccaagcacattttttaggagaatagaacaaatgctacaaatgtttatctggaaccagaaaagacctagaattgccaaaacaatcttgagaaaaaagaacagaacctgaggcatcacactcccagatctcaaactatattatagggccattgtcatcaaaactgcttggtactggaacatgaacagacacactgaccagtggaatagaattgagagcccagaaatgaggccccacacctatggacatctaatctttgacaaaggggcccagactattaaatggggaaagcagagtctcttcaacaaatggtgttcgaAATAatcggttgaaacatgcagaagaatgaagctgaatcactgtatttcaccaaatacaaaagtaaattccaagtggatcaaggacttggatgttagaccagaaactatcagatacttagaggaaaatattggaagaacttttttccgcataaattttaaagacattttcaatgaaacgaatccaattacaaggaagactaaggcaagtataaacctatgggactacatcaaattaaaaagcttcttcacagcaaaagaaaccactacccaaaacaagagacccctcacagaatgggagaagatctttacatgccatacatcagataagagtttaataaccaacatatataaagagcttaccagactcaacaacaagacaacaaataaccccatccaaaaatggggggaggaattggacagaatattcaccacagaagagatccaaaaggccgagaaacacatgaaaaaatgctccaagtctctgattgtcagagaaatgcaaatcaagacaacaatgagatatcacttcactcctgtgagaatgtcacacatcagaaaaggtaacagcagcaaatgctggagagggtgtggggtcaaaggaaccctcctgcactgctggtgggaatgtcaattggtccaacctctgtggagaacagtctggagaactctcagaaggctagaaatggacctaccctatgaccctgcaattcccctcctggggatatatcctaaggaacccaacacatccatccaaaaagatctgtgtacacatatgttcttggcagcacaatttgtaatagccaaaacctggaagcaacccaggtgtccaacaacagatgagtggctgagcaagttgtggtatatatgcacaatgaaatattactcagctgttaaaaatggtgacttcaccattttcagccgatcttggatggaccttgaaaaaatcatgttgagtgaaataagtcagaaacagaaggatgaatatgggatgatctcactctcaggccgaagttgaaaaacaagattagaaaagaaaacacaagtcgaacctgaaatggaattggagtattacaccaaagtaaaagactctggggtgggtgggtgggtggggagaatacaggtccatgaaaaatgatgaatgaaatagtgggggttgtattgctaaatgggaatctggggaatgttatgcatgtaaaaaaaaaaaaaaaaagaagtagaaacgcaaagcagaaattgactgagtttggagtatggcaccaaagtaagaaagcagaagtatactagagtttgcagtgagtacctcgctaatacttcctctccacttttccaagctttgggtccatgattgctcaacaatttgtttggctttgtatgttaactctcttttcagtcaccaggttccaggtgtcatcaggatgccgaccagacttccctggattgaagacaccaccaacgtgtcctgtagctcagcttccccagagacccatcctactagggaaagagagaggcagactgggagtatggaccgaccagtcaacgcccatgttcagcggggaagcaattacagaagccagaccttctaccttctgcaaccctcaatgaacctgggtccatgctcccagagagatagagaatgggaaagctatcaggggagggggtgggttatggagattgggtggcgggaattctgtggagttgtacccctcctaccctatggttttgttaattaatcctttctttaataaaaaaaaaaaagaaaatttcaccaTGATCAAAAGACAAAAGTTGTAGCAAAAGAGAGGAAATTTGAAGgtctttcactaaaaaaaaaagtttaataaccaacatatatatagagcttgccaaactcaagaacaagcAACAAATAACAACATCCAAAAATGtggtgaggacatggacagaatattcaccgcagaagagatccaaaaggctgagaaacaagtgaaaaaatgctccaagtctctgattgtcagagaaatgcaaataaagacaacagcaagataccatttcactcctgtgagaatgtcatacatcaggaaaggtaacagcagcaaatgctggagagggtgtggggtcaaaggaaccctcctacactgctagtgggaatgtcaattggtccaacctctatggagaacagtctggagaactctcagaagcctagaaatggacctaagctATGAGCCTGCAgctcctgtcctggggatatatcctacggaactcaacacatccatccaaaaagatctgtgtacacatatgttcttggcagcacaatttgtaatagccaaaacctggaagcaacccaggtgtccaacaacagatgagtgtctgagcaagttgtggtatatatgcacaatggaatattactcagctgtaaaaaatggtgacttcaccgttttcagctgatcttggatggagcttgaaaaaatcatgttgagtgaaataagtcagaaacagaaggatgaatatgggatgatctcactctcaggcagaagttgaaaagcaagatcagaaaataaaacacaagtagaacctgaaatggaattggcgtattgcaccaaagtaaaagactctgggatgggtgggtggggagaatacaggtctaagaaggatgacagaggacctagtgggggttgtgttgttatatgggaatctggggaatgttatgcatgtacaaactattataattactgttgaacgtaaaatattaattccccaattaaaaaaaaagagggagaaactaGCAGTGAAGCCTGATGATGatgctgatgatgatgatgatgacgacgacGACAGCCCCTATCTACttatttagtctcccctgcaggctcATGGACTCTGAGCTGTGCAACAGACAAAAAGTTTGTAAAGATCTTCAGTGATGACTGTTCATCCCATGACTTGTAGCACAGAAAACACTCTTATCTAGTCTGTGAGGTTCCAAATCTCTGCTCATCACCTAAGAGTTGCACTCACTCAATGGGACGCAGATCACTAAGGTTCTCAGCAGAAATCAAGTCAGCACAGCAGAGAAGCCAGGAGCCCAGGAGCCATCAGCTCCTGTCAGAGCCCAGCCCTTCCTGCTCCTCTGAGgagcccctgctgctccagggaCCCTGGGAGGACAGAGCCCCTATCCCCTGGGCAGTGGTCTCTGTGGGGGCCATTGTGCAAAGTGTGTCACTGTCCTCACAGCCAGCACCTGGGCTCTTTGCATCAGCGTCCCCAGTCCCCAAGGATTCCCTGTCACTGTCACTCCTGGTGACATGCTCACTGGGACTCAGCAGGGAGGTGAGGTCACTGTTGACAAGGCCATATCTCAGGGTCTGGCTGCATCTGATCACACAGACAGAGCCATGGCCCCTTCCCACCGAGTCCCCtgttcctggagtggcagagagcCGGGACTTCCTGTGCCAGCTCAGGGCAGAGTCTGTAAGGAAGGAGGTGCAGCAGGAGTCTGGTAAGTGACTGTCAGCTAAGAGGTTCTGTGGGGACAGGGCTCCAGTCCCAGAGACACAGGGTGGGAGGTGCCTAAGACTGGAACTGGGCTGGGAAGAGAAATGGGGGTGTAGACTACACAGCCTGTCATGGCTGCATCCTTGCTGGCAGGAACTGCTGCCATTATTTCAAACACAAATGACACATGAATGGCTGGGAAGGTGACACAGGGGACAAACAATGGACTCTCCAGTATTAGGCCCTCACTGGAccctggcatcatatatgccCAGTGATTACtagttctcttcccctctctaattctctaataaatatataaacatatttgaaaaaataatgatgtatgactttcagatatttaatatttactgtTTGAAAATCTGACTTCAGTAATCATTACAGAAACTGAACATCCCTTTTCAGTTTGAGAGGAGGTTCCTGTTAGTCCCCCTGTCAAGAGCAGGAAGAACCTACTGGCATCCTGGAGTCTGTGCAGACAGTGTCACTAGAGGGCAGGCTGCAGCCCCAGCTGTGTCCTCTGAACCTTGGTGACAGGGCCTTCCTGCAGCTACTAATTCAGTCTATAGTGGGAGCATTCATGTCTGAAGAGGAAGATGAGACTGTTTTCTTTCTGCAACTACAAGGTAGGacattttgaatatatatttcaGAAAGCAATTTCAAGCAAAATATACCAGATGgaaatttgttgttgtttatattcATCTCAATTTTACCTTGCATTTCTCTGCATGTCCCTTTCCCCTCTGTGCAAGCTGTCATGTTCACCTCCACTCTGCCCCTCTTAAACTATGGAGGAATTAATACACTCTAAAAGCGTGGTGATATGAAACCTTCACTGCTGCACTTGATCTAAGACTTGTGTGTGTTGTCACATAGTCAGTGTGTCACTAGGCTGCACGAGAACAGGATATTCctctcagctcctctgccctgtgACGTGGCCCTTGTGATTCTGGTAGAAGAGCCAGTGGGGAGTTTCAAACATGTGGTCAGCAGGTGGACATTCAGTTGAACATGATCAGAGCATTTGCAGTTGACAGCAGCATCTCAGCTGGGCTCACCAGGGATTCTCACCTCAGTTCAGAATTGACTGATGATAAACATGAGTCACTATAAGAAAAGAATCTTGGGGTGTCAGGTGATAGCGCAatgtgttaagtgcaggtggcacaaagctcaaagactgcagtaaggatcccagtttgagccctggctccccacctacaatggagtcacttcacaagcagtgaagcaggtctgcaggtgtctatctttctctctccctctttgtcttccaccatctctctctatttatctctgtcctatccaacaatgacagcaacaacaataataactacaacaataaaacaaaaagggcaacaaaatggaataaataaatgaatattttaaaaaatagaatctgGAAGCTTTCAAAACTGTCAGGAAGTCCTGTCAAGTCACAAGGAATGTATGAGAGACAGTGAGATCACAGCCTAGCACTCTTGGTGCCCCAGCTGTCCTGACTGAGGAGTGTGGAGAGGGGCTGAAAGTCCTGCCTTTTCCACAAGCCACCCCCCGACCCCACTCCTGAACTGTATGTGTCTGACAGAGGCTTCTTCATCTGTGTCTCATCTCTGGCCCTCTGCACAGAGAGATGACAGGAGAGCCCATATCTCAGTTCTGAGTTCTTCACACTGCACAGTGCACTGTGTTCTGTGAGGGATTTATACAAATTATTATTGAAAGGTCACTAACATCACTGGTTAAAACTTTACCAGgaaccagcaaaatagttcacttagactATAAACCTGCCTTGCCATGTTGTGATCtagctttgagcctggcccctgcttcagtgcaggaaacatcagtgctgtgatatctttcccttttccatgtctgtctctgtcccttgctttatatctgaaaaagcctGGAGCTTGAAGTCCCAGCAGCATAGTCAGTGGCTTCCAGCTCCCATGCTGCCTGTACAGCCTGTCTCCCTGCTGCTCTGAGCATGAAGGTGAACGGCCATCATCTGGAAACCAGAATGTCCTCTGGGCATGTGGCAGTGGGACTCGTCTTTGCATTCCAGACCTTGGTGGGGTCTCTGGGGAACTTCTGTCTGCTTTTCCACTACGTTTCCCTCAACTTCTCAGAGCTTAGGGTGAGGCCCACAGACGTGATTTTCAGACACCTGACCATCGCCAACTCTGTGGTCATTCTCTCCAAAGGAGTCACACAGACCATGGCAGCTTTGGGGGTGACAGACTTCCTCAGTGATTTGGGATGCAAACTTGTCTTCTACCTTCACAGGGTCGGCAGGGGGCTTTCCATGGGCACCACCTGCCTCCTGAGTGTGTGTCAGATGATCACCATCAGCCCCTGGACCTCCAGGTGGGCCCAGCAcaaagacagggctgcccacaacACTGAGCACTACACAGTCCTCATCTGGATACTGCACCTGTCAGTCAACTACGTTATTTTAGCAAGTATGACTAGTACACTGAGAAGCAAAAACATGACCCCAAAACAGGATTTTGGATATTGTTATGCCACATTGAAAGGTGGAATTGTAGCTTCACTCTACAGAGCACTGCTTTCAGTTCTTGATGCTCTATCTCTGGGCCTCATGACCTGGGCCAGTGGCTCCATGGTCTCCATGCTCCACAGGCACAAACAGCAGGTCCAGCACCTTCACAGAGCTCATGTCAACCCCAGAACTGCCCCTGAGACCAGGGCCACCCAGAGCATCGTGATGATGGTCAGTACTTTTGTCACCTGCTACACCCTCTCCTCCACCTGTCACCTCTGCATTGCTTTATCAAAGAATCCCAGCTGGTGGATGGTGAACCTCTCTGCTCTACTGGCTGCATCTTTCCCCACTGTCAGTCCCTTCCTCCTCATGAGTCACTGCTCCAGGTTGTGTGAGCCCTGCTGTGTCTGCATGAGGAATACAAGTGCTTCAATATGATCAAGAAATTTTAATGATGATCatttgttgttttaatatttttctcatttatttcctCATCTTTTTCAACATGGTTAGTATGATTAGCAAACTCTCATGATTCAGTCAAGTAGTGTAGACCAAGCTAGTAGTGTAGACCAAGCTTTGTCTCCATACTTTAAAAGTAAAGGGTAATGAAGATTATATTAAAGTACCATCTTtttattccctccagggttattactagggctcggtGCTGTCACCACAAATATACCACTCTTGGTGGCTTCTAtttttcctgtctattttttctcttctattttattggtaagacagagagaaattgagaggggaggggtaacaGAAAGGGGTATAAGATAGACATCTGCTCTGTGCTCAGGAAGCATTCactgtgcaggtgggaagtgaaGACTCAAACCTCGGTCTTTGAGAGTACTAATGGGAGTGTCACTGCCTTGCCCCCAAATTATAGTTGTTACGTagattccttttttaatattcatgtattcccttttttgccctatttgttttttcattgttgtagttattgttgatggtgGTGTccttattgttgcataggacagagagaaatggagagaggaggggaagacagagagggggagagaaaggtagacacctgcagacctgcttctctgcttgtgaagcgactcccctgcaggtgtggagccagtatccttacacctgtccttgtgctttgcaccacatgtgcttaacccgttgtgctaccacccagtccccatcatATAGATTCATATGGGACTcaaagtattttaattttaaaaatagaaaagtccTGATTCTGCGTTTTAGTAAAGCAATAGGCCCTAAGACACTCCACGGCTTCCCAGAGGTCAGTGGGTATCGGGAGAGGCCAAAGCCTCCCTGTCCACCACAGGGATCACCTAAGAGCTGATGGGAAACTAGGTGACCTGTTAACCTGCAGATTATTACCTACCTCAACACCATGCGAGATTAGTTAGTAAAGTAGTAAAAATATTGTACTTCTCCTGAGTTAGTGGTGGAAAAGTTCAACGACATGGATGTATTAgttggggagaaggagaaaatgagaCAAGGAGAGATGAACAGAAGGGCAGCAGGAAGGCAAAAAGAAACAGGATGAGCTCAGCACAAAGTCACAGCAACTCTTCCACTTAGCTGAGTCCTTCTGACAATCAAAGGGAGCTTACCATGTAGTTAGCAGCTGAAGGGCTGAATACATGTGTGGCATGTCAGATAAAATGAATATCTAGCAACCTCAGCTTCTGTCAACTTGCCTCTGCCTTGCTGAAGGGGCATATAATGCATCTAGACTGGAACTCAGCAGCTCAGCGCTTTCTGAATGATTTGGGCTTTCTGGCTTGTGCAATAAATTCCCTTCTCCTTCATCCAATCTTGGCTCCGGTCTCCTCAATTTTCTAATGGGATTCCTAGGTTCGAGTCCCTAACAATAACTGAGGTACCTGCCATTTGATATCTACCCCGTGTCATCTATATCTTTGCTGTGTCCCTAAACTCCTCTGTAGATATACCCCTTATGCTTCTTGCTGATGTCAGCTTCTTGTAGACTGTCTTTGTTACAAACCTATGAACAGATAGACTGTTCTTTCTTAGGGCACGCACTTCTCCTGTCTCCCTCAGACAGGTGTTTGCCACACCGGTCTTTCTTAGAATAAACTTTGGTCTTAGGATATATTTCCTTGTTTGATTAACTTTGAGTTAGCCTGGTGGAGATTTCAGTGTCAAGGGCCAGTACCCgcatgcctgtactacgaatccactattcctggaaccaattttttattttaagttttcttgcataagacagggagaaattgagagaggaaggggagacacacacacagagagaaagacacctttagacctgcttcaccactatcgAAGTGACCTTCCTTCAGGTGagaagacaggggcttgaactaagcATTTAAGGTTTGAATtagtaaactgaattttaacactgggattaaattgctaatgcatttctaataataacttttaaaaaatattaaatcacctagaatcttagaccaggaagatCATAAGCAActagtcctgtcagtatctaagaagcagttatttgtaaatagtatcaaatgacataaatcatgataTGATCTtacatggtacagtaaatcctaaccataggattttcaaagtaaaccaagttcccaaataacttgatcataggaataattatctattgccttcttaaactctaaggcaggaaggaaccttcctcattctctgtaaaatccacatttctcccagtcctagaagcTCTGAGGTTTTGCTTCATGCTTCTTTCGATCCCCTGCCATGTGacactgcatctactgatctcaaccaaatcaatgcagccagtgtcACCTTGACATCTTTCACTTTggagtgtgtccagagatgccaggcgtggaatgtcagcccttcagctcctttactctggtgagacatttccCAGCTCACAGaactccattttgggtggtgcacttcctgacAAAGTTACTGAACCTGGATATAGATCAGtgaccatgagatagagcatatgttcacatgtatccataaggtagggggaaatatatactttaaagtaaaaatgcacaatagcttgcaatgactcagtaagtgcagcaaacaagcataatgactatgcaaaaagccttttatgATCAAtggtctcgggttcaatccccgaACCATTGTAAGCCAGAGTTAATCAatactctgataaaaagaaaaaaaaaacatgatcacCCAATTGTGTGCTGGTGCAGCCCCTGTGTAAAGCAGGCTGGTGAGTCCTCACACAAACAGAGAAACCTTATGAACTAACAGTGCGACTACTGAATATGTCCAAATATTAAAAAGCACTAGTGCAAAATGTATTtgtggagggctgggtggtggcgcacctggttgagcacatatgttacagtgctcaaggacctatgttcaagtccctggtccccaccttcagggggaaagctttgcaagtggtgaagcagggctgcaggtatctctatgtctctcttcctatcaccccattttttttatttctggctgcctctatcaaataaaaaagataatacaaaattttttcATTGTATTTGCTTCCTATGCCCATGGTTCAACTATTCATGTAGACAAAATGCAGACCCAACCTAAACTCCCAACAACAGAACAAGacaagataaagaagttatgggagttGGAGAGATGCCTAGTGGTtgtacaaaagagaaagagaaggatgaatatgcgatGACCCCACTTACAGACAGAAGTGAAAaataagaagaacagaagggaaaacactcagcagaacttggactggagttggtgtactgctccaaagtaaaagactctggggtggtggggagggttcatgtcctggtacaagatggtggaggaggacccagtgggggttgaattgttacatagaaaacagaaatgttacacatgtaccgaccactatattttactattgactgtaaaccattaattcacctaataataaatcaataaatgaataaactaaaCAGAGGGACCAAAAATACTATCCTGCAATCACAGAGAATGACACTGTAGTGGGCTGGGTAATGACACACTCAGTTTAAGCAGacatatgcacaaggatctggtttgacccccactcccctccttcaggaggaaagcttcacctgCTTTCAGTTGTAAGTGGTggttataatattttttaatttttatttataaaaaggaaacactgacaaaaaccataggataagaggggcacaactccacacaactcccacaactgaaactctgtatcccatcccatcccttaccctgatagctttcctattctttatccctctgggagtatgagacACAGgtttattatgggatgcagaaggtggaaggtctggcttct
The DNA window shown above is from Erinaceus europaeus chromosome 2, mEriEur2.1, whole genome shotgun sequence and carries:
- the LOC103127935 gene encoding vomeronasal type-1 receptor 4-like, whose protein sequence is MKVNGHHLETRMSSGHVAVGLVFAFQTLVGSLGNFCLLFHYVSLNFSELRVRPTDVIFRHLTIANSVVILSKGVTQTMAALGVTDFLSDLGCKLVFYLHRVGRGLSMGTTCLLSVCQMITISPWTSRWAQHKDRAAHNTEHYTVLIWILHLSVNYVILASMTSTLRSKNMTPKQDFGYCYATLKGGIVASLYRALLSVLDALSLGLMTWASGSMVSMLHRHKQQVQHLHRAHVNPRTAPETRATQSIVMMVSTFVTCYTLSSTCHLCIALSKNPSWWMVNLSALLAASFPTVSPFLLMSHCSRLCEPCCVCMRNTSASI